gggaccaggtcataGTGGGTCACTCTCAACAATAGTactagtgggttcaagaagtaAAGTGTGGTGTTTAAAGATTTTGGGATCGTTAGGTGGCTAAGAACTGGGTTTTGCAGcaaagtgtgaagaatacttggggaaattctatgttatcatcgagtCTACGGTGCAGTGTTAGGGAAATGGGAGAAACTGCTTTGAATTCGCAGGAGGTCTTTCAGAACGGGCGtatcagttggagatactatGGAGTGCACGAGGAGGGTATGAAATGGCTTATGGGTATTGAAACAATGTTGTCTCATGATTTGTGTCACTCGAGATGAGTGTTGATTGGGATCCGTTATATGATTTAATAAAGCTATTGATTCTGAAGGCAAGTCAAGGAGAAATCGGAAGAAGGTGTGTCGGCCTAGTAGTGGTTTGGATCGGCATGATTAAggaaatgatcggttccttcgGTGTGGTAAGAATATACAGAtgatttgtggttgtacgtgcgggatTGACAACCTCCgtgatttgattgatttggaggcatttgatttttatggttctgttatgtgtaaatggattttggaagagttatggcagtttagactaCAACTTGACGTTTGATTTTCTGTGATTatgggaatttagttgcgtgttgcagTTGTTCTTCTGAAATAAGTGGAGTGAAAGGGGGTTCTAgtcgatgaagtgtttattctacttgtGGTTCaagggattttgatgaaattcttAGACTCTCGCATAGAGGCATGATGGGTGCAGTGAGCAGTATGgagattggaagttgaggatcaaggttgcggttcggttttgataagaatgtcacgagctcggaggagcAGGGGAAGATTTAATATGTTCAGAGTATGGTGGCATTATTTTCGAGCAGTCTGAGGATGGTCTCTTTTGTGGAAgaagtgttgggtattgaaatgaGGATGCTTGACTAGCACTATGGAAATAGCATGGTCTATGGCCATTAATATTCAGATTTTACTACCtagtgcggaaggttgtgggactATATCCCGCAGGAATATCGTATAAGTGTGATGTGTTAATCATTTGATTGTCAGAGATTGAAATaaggtatggagattttggtgtTGTCGCCAACGGGAGAGGTTATGACTGAGATGTGccctattcctttggttgtggtcctgtgtagcttgtcgttattgcaccttagtcgtgcttgagtttttgtAGTGCGTGGCGCTGTCTGTCTCCCCATGAttgtatttatgcacttggcgtgcttgtggtcgatattcgggcatttcatagatatgagcattatggctcgatgggtatttccttatttattattatgtgtggattgggtggcacgccgcaacgggtatgatgtttggatagggttgcacaccgtaacggtatcatgtgtggattgggttgcacaccgcaacagtgagatgtgaGATTttagtcagtgtttgaggtgtgGAGTTAgccgcctaccgcctgaaaggggtggcatattcttggtttgagctgtgggaggactctcgggaggaggggagccctctagtgaggtggagtgagtttgttgatgcctttatagaccatttcttgcctgccgagactaaggcagcccatgccgcagagtttgaggatcttaagcaagggagtaagagtgtgtgggagtatcacatggagctCGCGCGTTTGTCtaaatatgctattcacatgttgcctactatggaagctagagtgcaccggtttgtgtagggccttagccccttggttatcaatgaggccgctacagctgccttgaattcagatatgaactatgggaaaatggtagcattttctcaagctatagaggaccgcaagttgaagaatagaagggagcgagagggtaccagcaaggcccggtctgcgggcaactttggggagtcatttggtgggggaagatcagcctttaggggagggtcatcagggccaaccCAATCTCATGCTCAGTCCTTAGCCAGTGCACCGCCAGCAGGAcccagtcagcagcaggggagtcgtttcaggcccaatcagggtagtaggggaccccaccagcaaggccgatcaggagggagattccagcaacAGCGGAGACCCCCATGCCCCAGATATTCAGAGGGAGTGCCATTTATCCCGCCAGGGTGTGGGCAGGGGCACAGCACAACCATCCAGTCCTGCAGCTGCTACATTTTCAGCACCCCCTCCATCTCGTGGCCCTCCGGCACCAGCAgcgcatggtgcagctaggggcaGTGCGCAGAGTTCAAGAGGACCTAGCCGTTTCtgtgctatgagtggtcgccagagtgcagaagcttctccagatgttgtcacaggtatattgactgtccaaactcatgatgtatatgctcttattgattctggttccaccttgtcctatgttaccccttatgttgctatggaatttgggatagaaccggaatagcttcataagccattctctgtatctactctggttggcgagtctattgtggccgcacgggtttatagggattgtgttgtcacggtgcgtggtcgggacaccgtggacgatctcattgaattggggatggttgattttgatgtaattatgggaatggattggctttattcatgttttgctaagttTGAGTGTCGAACTAGAActatgaggtttgaatttcccaatgagccagttgttgagtggaaggggggtAATGTGATGCCAAAAAGTAGGTTTATTTCATACCTTAAGGCCactaagatgatcaacaaggggtgtatttaccatttggtccgagttaccgACACTAGTGCTGAGACGcctacactcgagtctgtgccagttgtgaatgaattcccaGAGGTCTTTCCTAATGAGCTCCATGGAATTCCTCCAGacatggagattgattttgggattgatgtgaagccaggcacgcagcctatatctattccgccctacaggatggcaccagcatagttgaaggagctaaaggaggaattgaaggatttgttagagaagggctTCATCTGATCGAGTGTGTCACTAaggggtgcaccggttctctttgtaaggaagaaagatggatcactgaggatgtgtattgactaccggcagctcaacaaagtcacaatcaaaaacaagtacccgttaccaagaatagatgatttgtttgatcagttacagggtgctatatacttctccaaaattgatttacgatccgggtatcatcaattgaagatcagggagcaggatattccgaaaacagctttcagaacccggtatgggcactttgaatttctggtaatgtcttttgtgctaacaaatgccccgacatctttcatggatcttatgaattgggttttcaagcctttcctcgactcctttgtgatagtattcattgatgatattcttgtgtattcacgaggtcgggaggaccatgccgatcatctcagggcagttttgcaaactcttcatcagcaccaattgtatgtgaaattttcaaagtgtgaattttggctcgaatctgtcacattcttgggtcatgttgtctctagagaaggaattaaggttgatcctcaaaagatttaagcagtaaagaattggcctagacctacaacgccaaccgagattcgcagtttcttgggcttggcagggtattacaggaagtttgtggaggggttctctactcttgcctctccgttgactaaattgactcagaaagaggttaagttccaatggtccgatgcttgtgaaagtaTCTTCGAGGaattgaaatcgagattgactatggcgccggtgttgaccctgccagagggtacagatggatttgtggtatattgtgatgcttcaagaattgggcttgggtgtgtattaatgcaacatggcaaggttacagcatatgcttctaggcaactcaagaatcatgaaaagaattatccaacacatgacttagaacttgcagcagtggtttttgcattgaagatttggcgtcattatttgtatggggtccatgtggatgtattcatggaccacaagagtctccaatatattttcaagcaaaaggagctaaatctgaggcaaagaagatggtttgagttactcaaggattacaacatcgatattctgtatcacccggggaaagccaatgttgtggcggatgcccttagccggaaatctatgggtagtttggcccacttggaggcatgtcaaagttCGTTGGCCAGGGAAGTCCattgattggctagtttgggagttcgtcttgcggactctagtgaaggaagggtaattgtgcaaaatagagctgaatcattgcttgttgtggaagtcaaagagaagcaatacaacgatctatttttggtgcaattgaaggaggggattcaaaaacataaaactatggcttttactcttggcatggacgatggtacactaaggtacaaagggcgactatgtgttccaaacgtggatggtctccgtgaaagaattatgaatgaagctcacacttctatgtattccgtgcacccagcttctacaaaaatgtaccatgatcttaaggaagtctattggtggaatgatatgaagaggaatgtagtaGAATTTGTGGCAAAGTgtacaaattgtcagcaagtgaagctcgaacaccaacggcccggtgggttcagaacatagaaattccaatgcggaagtgggaaatgattaatatggactttgtggtaggattacctcgtactcctcgtaagtttgactcgatttgggtgattgtggatcgactcacgaaattagcacaattcttgccagttaaatctaccgacacagcggaacagtacgctcagttgtatatcaaggaaatagtcaggctacatagtactccagtttctatcatttccgatcgaggggcttaGTTCACGACATTTGGAAggaatttcagcaaggtttgggtacttaggtgaatcttagtacaaccttccatccacagaccgatgggcaaacaaagcggactattcagatgcttgagggcATGTTGCGttcttgtgttcttgatttcaagggtagctgggatgatcatttaccactcatagagtttgcttagaATGACAACTTTCatgcaagtattcagatggcaccatttgaggcatcatatggtaggagatgtagatatcccattgggtggtttgagattggggaagcagagttgatagggacATACCTCATGCATCATGCTATGAAAAATTTTAAatcataaaggagcggttgaaaactgctcagagtcgtcaaaaatcctgtacagatgttcgtcgtagagacttacacttcaaagaagatgattgggtattcttgaaggtttcccctatgaagggtattatgcggtttgaaaaaaaagggaaattgagtccgaggtatgtcgggcagTACAAAATCATCCAAAGGATCGGTGTGGTGGCATACAAGATTGAGCTACCatccgagatgtcattagtgcacccggtattccatgtgtctatgttgaagaaggtagttggagatccgtcagctattatGCCGGTttagaccattgaggttaatgtaGAATtgttatgaagaaattccaattgccattcatgataggcaagtccgaaagttgagaaataaagaaattgcctccgtgaaagtgttatggcgaaaccagcaggttgaagaggccacttgggaggccgaggaagaaatgaagaagaagtatcctttcttgtttgaatagctgtgtaatcctttcttttatgaacttgtcgcctatgaattttgtatcacttgttcagttaacgTAAAGGTGTTcattttgattatatgttgcttatgaggccatggttggtattgttatgagtttTGTTACATCGTTGGCTCGTGCATATGGTTGTAAGatatgtttctggggctctctgacaggtggataggcctagttacaaaagAAACTCTgacaaaatttttggaaatttgggaagTTAGTTAAATTTAGGGTTGCTAGTGTAGGGTATGAAAAAttgagttgcataaggtgctaatagtaGATCCTGatcctcatttgaggacgaatgatcttaagtgggggaggatgtaaggccccgtaaaaagaattttcctaaaaacccgattttcgtgatgccaaagtaggcatagaggttataatagtagaaattctttttggattgaaaagtgcgctaggagttgaaggaaaatgttgggtagaagtactcatttctgtggcccattctgcggccgcaaaaccactctgcggaccgcagactggtcgcattGTGGGGCAGATTTTTGGGGCATTtttttgatgcccaatttcgcggccattaagcgaccgcataaccgtttcgcgtgccacattcttgtcgcatatcccgccttgggatttttcggagggaagatctgcggtgcactatgaaACCGCATAACCGTTCTGTGGTGCATTACGCAACCGAAGAAcaggtttgcgggccgcatagtgaccgtagacCAGGTCAATTTCTTTCCAGCTCCGGCACCCATTTCCGCGGTCATTTCgcagaccgcataaccattatgtggtcgcatatgcgaccgcagaacctattccggagcttcattttggggtttttaaacccgaccctattctgtTAAAACAtatcccatagaccattttgatcatattttctgatatttttagagcgagagagagggtcctagaggaagaagtgatcttcatcacattgctcttcaattctcacttaaaatcttgaagattatcaagagaggcacctaggtcttcttcctaagaggtaagattctattacccaaactcttaattgcaaaatgtaactagaatgggccattagtaaggtaattcatggggatgggagtgcttaccttgcatgcatgtatccttgtagtatatgggaagattgtgagctaaaaatgatagaaaATGGGTTGGGAAtggtggaatcttccacaaaaagggccttaaaacattgatgcacacctagtgtttgataatatgctcaaatgagctagaatcatgaccatcatcctaattttggtccaacttgttatatttctaaaatagattgaagttgctaagaattccggatcattttatAGTTTGAgaatctcaattgaggtatgttggctacccctcccccccccttcttcttagaatcgaatcccacggtgttcatgtaattggaagcaagcccttgatcattatagaattggcgatttctagtgtgtttgtgttgaaggatgtaagttcaatatttattctaaatgcttcatcatattttcttgttatttgaggatgtgttcaaaaatgtggaatatgtgttagaaatgttaagacttcatatcaagatcgaaataaaggttgttatgctaAATTGTATAAAAAGCCTCTATGTgtctaagattcccaaattgctcatatgtgaatttaatgtcttgaatgggaagcttTATTGTTGTGGATagtgataatgatatttgaatgtggaaaaaaaAGGGACTGAaactatgaaatatggccaagtgccaagaatgactttttaatcgtaatcactagtgccaatgaattgaaagtatatgaaagaagtacgatgtgagatgattgactgaaaatggtaatgtctcaaatgagatggcctagccgatcgggccgagatcggactccgtgtaagaacacggtggtattgtggatgaaattgtgaaaatggttgatgtctcaaatgagatggcctagccgatcgggccatgataggacgccatgccgcacacatggtggtattgtgctagaaattataatgaaattgtggtaatgtatcaaatgagacgacctagccgattgggtcgagatcggactccgtgtaagaatacggaggtgTTGTGGATTGTGGAATATCagtactaaagatcacccaacctaataatatggaaattgacttgaaaacgtatatgatccttaacttgttgttctaatattatttgaagcccttattgaattcttgattgtcccacttgtattattattcaatctattgagttggtgtttagctttacatactagtgctattcgacggtactaatgtcccttttgcggggggcgctgcatctttaaatggatgtaggtggttacatagcagacaatgttgGTCACAGATAGtactgcatcctcttctcagcggactcggtgagccccatttcattctggggtcaagtattataccttttgtttatattgtggtcaccttttgaggtatagccgaggccttattgtcggcaccatctttactctcttttgtatctttagaggctccgtagacactatgtgggttgtatatgggtgttgggaatgttaaacaagttatgttgtgtttgatcagtTGTTACACTCGAACtgtaagaaatgtgtattttgagacttaaaggcgcaatgactaatgaaacgattgaggattgtataaatgagcttcctactgtataattaatgaaatcacgccttttcttgatcatggatgaattgggtagaaagtaccTAAcaaggcttgctcggccgggttcactcggttgagcgccggtcgcgcttcacGAGGTTGGgaataacacacacacacacatacacacacacacacacacacacacacacacacacatatatatatatatatatatatatatatatatatatattggcccTTCTTtagacgcttatatctttttatccggacgtcgtatgaatgaacggttaagaatGTTGGaatacattccaagaccttcatttcggcatataatatgtcccaaaaagacctcatataacacacaaaatgtattgctcaaaatgtttcgttacaaggcaaatccttagtcgctTTTtctgcaacttaaatccgattttttccaaagtttatattttatatccaaatatcatatatagtaatattatgactttacactcatttaaatcatgattaaaaagtctcatattcattatacatcaccttgggacgcacaaggTGTACCATAATTATtatgtattatattatttatattttaagaaAATAGGTTTTGTTGATTTGAAAATACTTTACTAAATTTATTACTGGTTAATAAGTGtaaataattcaattttaaaaGGGAAGGGTCAAAATTGATCATCAACAACTACCActctttgaccggagatgatAAAAGAGTTTGGGGGCAAAGAAATTGACTTAATAACCAATTTTTTCCCGACTCTAGGCATGCATTGTAAATATGGTGCGTGGAATTTGGGAAAGATCATGAATCGAGATTACAGTCGAATTCTGGCTTTAAACCGCCTGCATACCTCAGGCTTATAGAGGATCAGGCCCCATGTAGTTCTTGAATGATGATTCGAGAGAGTTGCGCTTGCTGGAATTGCCCTAGTATCATATTATGGAAATACGGAAAGACTGAAGGATTTTGGAACCTGAGTGACTTCACAAACTGTAGCTTGATTAGGAGACTTCAAAGAATTTTCGATTTTGGGGTTTTGCTTATTGGATTGAATTGGAGTTTTGATCCTTGGCTCTCCTTATGAGTTTGTTGTCACACATAGCGGTGTAACTTGGTTTGCTACTTAGAAGAAGTTCCACATTGTAGTGTCTGATCTTGCAAAAAGAAGatacacacatacccatatatcTTAGTAGAGATACGTTAAGATATTATGTAAAtatgcaggaatgatgatgcctGGCTTCCAGCTATCCATTATTCGGGATGGCGGGATGTTTGAATCTGAAATCTCCGAGCTCTGGAGCATTATTTGGGATGCCGGGGATGGGCCTTTGAATTTGACTTGATTGTTAGCCAGGTTGTATACCATTCCGTAGTTGTCGGAGCATTTAAATCTCCACGCAATGGGAGTAATTGACTTCGATTTTAAAATCTCCACACGATGGGAGTatctccacgcgatgggagtagttgacttTGAATGTAAAATCTCCGCACGATGGGAGTAGATGACTATAAAATGCATGTAAGCTGCACAAATAAAATGGAAAAACATTCAAGATAAGacaaagaaataaatgacaaTGCCCAAGAGTTACTCTTGACTACAAAACTAATAGCGGTCGTTGATCCACGAAATATGGGGCGGAATTGGATTGTCCATCCTTTGATTGGCGGAGTCAGTGATGAGTTTTGCAACTATCTACTTGGAATCTTCGATATGGTAGAGTGACGATGTGGTCTGTGCAAAGTACTTCAGTTGGCGAAGCGAACAATTTGCTACATGCAGGGCTCCGCTTAGCAGGGTCGGCGGCTCGATATGTACAAGATGCTCCGATTGATAGAGTagacggtttgctatatacaaggctccGATTGATGGTGTCTGCGACTTGGTATGTACAAGGTGCTCTTATGGGTATAGCAGACAATTTGATATATACATGGTGCCTCGAATGCTTCAAGGACTTGACTCTGGAATACCTGCAAAGAATTTGAAGTTAGTCCTTAACCATATGATAATTATGAATTGAACAATAAAAGAGAGATAGGGGATCATGGGATTTTAGCGGGTCTATCATTGTTTCTGGTGCGCTCTGGTATCCTTTGATTCCTATCGAACctccactcaaagaaaaattcttagtagAGGGGgcgttgatttgtgttgattgcAGGCCTGATCTTGCCCTCGATCTAGTAGGTTACACCATGGAGCTCGATGGGTGGAAGAGTAGAATTGTCTAAAGATATTTTGGAAAGTCGTTTATGTTTAATACAAACACCGTTGTTCtggattatgacatgtttagaAATTCTTTCCGGGGCGAGTGTTGTTTCTTCATGGCTCCGCCCTATTGATGACTTTCTTCTGGATATCCCTTGATGACGTAGCTTCCTTCCGTCGTGATCACTTCCTAATCTAAACAAATGTATTACAAAGGCTTTCCTAGGATTATGCCCGAACCTTTtcaggttgcctatgtatccaaatggaatcaggtctaAAAGTAGTTCGAGGATGATAAAATGATGAATGAATTCTTGTGGAATGACCGAGCCTGACTTCGGCaccctacgtatccaaatggaatcaagtCAAAACGTAGTTCGATTTCAATGGATGACTGAATCAGGCGTGGATTGCATACATATTCTTGCCAAAGGAAATCAAGTCATGGCATAGTTCCGAATAAATACAAAATGACATTTGGATTTCTATTACAAAGGAGAGGGAGACCGGACCCTAcgtaggttgcctacatatcccacCGTGGGAAATTAGGTCGTGCGTAGTTTTGTTACAACAaaaccctaattctaccatatTCAAATGtcgtatctcttgactgcatctgagttgataggctttgtACTGACTGTGCCATCCATTTCTGCTAGGATCAATGCTCCACCGGGTAATACTCGATGGACCACATAAGGACCCTACCAATTTGGCATGAATTTCCccttggcttcttcttgatgggGGAATATCTTCTTCAAAACCAGTTGCCCCAGTGTGAAATACCAAGGTTTCACCTTCCTGTTGAATGCATTGGCAGTCGTATTTTGATATAGTTGACCATGACAAGCCGCATCCATTCTCCTTTCATCAATTAGCATAAGTTGTTTTTGCCTGACACGTATCCATTCTACATCATCTAGCTTGGCTTCTTGGATGACTCTCAAAGATGGTATCTCAACCTCTGCGGGTATCACAACTTCTGTGCTATATACCAATGTATATGGAGTTACTCAAGTAGATGTCCTCATGGTAGTGAGGTAAACCAGTAAGGCAAAGGATAGCTTCTCGTACCATCGCTGATAACTGTCCACTATTTTCTGTATGATCcttttgatgtttttgttggctGCTTTAACTGCTCCATTCATTTGTAGTCTATAGGCTGTGGAGTTACGATGGACAATTCTGAACCTCTCGCAAATCTCCCTCATGAGATCGCTATTGAGATTAGCTGCATTGTTAGTTATGATTGATTCCAGGATCCCGAATATCCAGACTATGTTGTTACAAACGAAATCCACCATCTCCTTCTTCGTGACAGACTTGTATGTAgaggcttcaacccatttggtgaagtagtcGATGGCTACCAAAATGAAACGATGTTTGTTTGATGCAGCGGGTTCTATAGGTCCAATCACATCCATGCCCAATCGGAAAATGTCCAAGGAGAACCCAATATGTTCAACTCACTTGGTGGAACCCGGATGAGATCCCCATGAATCTGACACTAGTAACACTTCTGCACGTAGTGGATACTATCACTTTCCATGATCATCCAAACGTATCCGGCCCTCAGGATCTTCTTGGCTAAGgtgaaaccattcatgtgaggCTCGCACAttcctgcatgtatttcttccaatAGCCTCATTGCTTAAGTAACATCTACACACCTTAACATACCCAAGTCTGGGGTCCTCCGATACAAGATTTCCCCGTTAAGGAAAAGGTGATTCACTAGCATTCTTAATGATTGATTTTGACCATTAGTGGAACTTTCTGGGTATTCTCTAGCTTTGAGGAATCTTTTGATGTCGTGGTACCAAGGTTTACCATCTAGATCCTCATCTACATGGAAACAGTATGCATGCTGATATAAAACCTCTATCTTGATGGGTTCAATGTAATTCTTGGCCGGATGTTGGATCATAGATGACAAAGTTGCAAGAGCCTCGACGAACTCATTCTAGATTCTAGGGACATGCTTGAACTCGATCTTTGTGAATTTATTACACAACTCCTTCACGCAGTGAAAGTATGGGAGGATCTTGACATTTTTGGTGGTCCACTCACTCTGAACTTGGCGTATCGGTAAATCAAAATCTCCTATGACCCAAAGTTCCTTAATGTTCATGTCAACTGCCATTCTTATCCCGAGGATGCATGCCTCATATTCTGCTATATTATTTGTGCAAGGGAACCTTATCTTAGCTGAAGCTGGATAATGTTGTCCTAAGTTGGAAATTAGGACTGCCCCGATTCCTACTCCCTTGCAATTTGCCGCTCCATCGAAACACATTCTCCACCCAGGGTATGACTCTGCTCCATCGTCTcggaagtatgtggtaagtggaTCGTAGTCCATGTCCATCGGGTTTTTTGCGAGATGGTCAGCCAACGCTTATCCTTTGATGGATTTTTGCGTCACGTACACAATGTCGAACTCATTGAGAAGAATCTGCCATTTAGCCAACTTTTCTATAGGCATCGGCTgctggaagatgtacttgagcgggtcgagTGGGGATATCAGATATGTGGTGTATGTCAATAGGTAGTGTCTTAACTTCTGAGCGATCTAGGTCAGATCACAGCAAGTCCGCTCTAACAAGTTATATCTGGCTTCGTACGGTGTGAACTTCTCGCTCATATAATAAATAGCTCGTTCTTTTTTCCAgtctcatcatgttgtcccaacaCGCATCTGAATGCATTATCCGAGACGGACAAGTATTGTAGCAACGGCTTCCCAGGCTCAATATAAACTAACACTGATGATTTCAAACacctcacacttaaaccattgctcgtcttcgagcaatcaaactacactccaCATCAAACACGgcctttttcaacaactctcataacccatcacaccaagaatatttaaaacagattaagtacaataccgtaacatcctagcctcaaaatttgactcaaaagaaccacgcattatttataacccactcacttactctaacacagaggtcaatgaaattacctttccttcatgaattaaaTGCCCTCAcataacaatagagagtagttccacacgtaatagaatttaagaacaactaggaactca
This region of Nicotiana tomentosiformis chromosome 4, ASM39032v3, whole genome shotgun sequence genomic DNA includes:
- the LOC104118957 gene encoding uncharacterized protein gives rise to the protein MDVIGPIEPAASNKHRFILVAIDYFTKWVEASTYKSVTKKEMVDFVCNNIVWIFGILESIITNNAANLNSDLMREICERFRIVHRNSTAYRLQMNGAVKAANKNIKRIIQKIVDSYQRCTEVVIPAEVEIPSLRVIQEAKLDDVEWIRVRQKQLMLIDERRMDAACHGQLYQNTTANAFNRKVKPWYFTLGQLVLKKIFPHQEEAKGKFMPNW